The Periplaneta americana isolate PAMFEO1 chromosome 2, P.americana_PAMFEO1_priV1, whole genome shotgun sequence genome has a window encoding:
- the RanBP3 gene encoding ran-binding protein 3 isoform X1 encodes MVFMAPFLANFGTIDFGNSMADVRNESTSMDGQSGKSNNIQEGSLSQKSTVKMKVDSIEEEGACCKKEGNKTPCTPVTHGFSMNKPLFGGSGKLATPRLGNIAFGSNPFAMKSTTFGATPKLSCASPSSVPFGTLSSSPKPVYLRPSQLAVVSGDSPQQTTPRSTFPLKPPSLGGNPFSRVSPESETASTGEEETENTSLTSNTSKTDEGRASNSTEAHKTNTCKDEDKKAASESNSREDNSSSSSSSSSSSSSSSSSRSSKGIVAPLKFMPLGTVSRPVEESSSSSITAATTTTTSSTTGFVFGQNLHERVAETVTPETTDTTSRNSEAAGTSTNTSNLCASATTNGTSEMLFTSVIKKDHSIESSHNNSNSSSDVGEKPSKSLSEAAREYEEARAVKRKYEEVTIVTGEEDEANVLQMNCKLFAFDKAGGTWVERGRGTLRLNDKDSGPGSGVQSRVVIRTTGSLRVVLNTKIWAGMSVDRPSPKSVRLTAMDNSGQIKVFLVMSSPKETEQLHKSLEYRVLLAQRTSSQSAQNETGRSDGDLVSHSLPPEPCFKKRMSQSVEDTGSSQDVAPV; translated from the exons GAAGGATCATTATCACAAAAATCGACTGTAAAGATGAAGGTGGATTCAATTGAGGAAGAAGGAGCCTGCtgtaagaaagaaggaaacaagacTCCTTGTACTCCAGTTACCCATGGTTTCTCAATGAATAAACCCTTGTTTGGAGGGAGTGGTAAGCTAG caaCTCCTCGTTTGGGTAACATTGCCTTTGGTAGTAACCCGTTTGCTATGAAGTCAACGACATTTGGAGCAACACCAAAATTAAGTTGTGCTTCCCCATCATCAGTGCCATTTGGTACATTGTCGTCTTCTCCTAAGCCAGTGTACTTGCGACCATCACAGTTGGCTGTTGTGAGTGGTGATTCTCCACAGCAAACCACGCCTCGAAGTACATTCCCCTTGAAACCACCATCTCTTGGTGGAAATCCATTTTCAAGAG TTTCCCCAGAGAGTGAGACTGCATCAACTGGTGAGGAAGAAACCGAAAATACCTCACTCACATCAAATACTTCAAAAACAGATGAAGGAAGGGCCAGTAATTCAACAGAAGCACATAAAACAAATACATGTAAAGACGAAGACAAAAAGGCAGCATCAGAATCAAATTCACGAGaggacaatagtagtagtagtagcagcagcagcagtagcagcagcagtagtagctcTAGTAGAAGTTCAAAAGGAATAGTGGCTCCTCTAAAGTTTATGCCACTTGGAACAGTTTCACGCCCAGTCGAAGAAAG ttcaagtTCGAGTATTACTGCTGCTACCACAACTACAACTTCCTCCACCACAGGCTTTGTTTTTGGACAAAACCTACATGAAAGAGTTGCT GAAACAGTGACACCTGAGACTACAGATACTACAAGTAGAAATTCAGAGGCAGCAGGGACGTCAACT aACACATCAAATTTATGTGCTTCAGCAACAACAAATGGTACTTCCGAAATGCTATTTACATCTGTAATTAAAAAGGATCATAGCATC GAAAGCAGCCATAACAATAGCAACAGTTCTAGTGATGTTGGAGAAAAACCTAGCAAGAGTTTAAGTGAGGCAGCACGAGAATACGAAGAAGCAAGAGCAgttaaaagaaaatatgaagaagTTACGATAGTCACAGGAGAAGAAGATGAGGCCAATGTCTTACAG ATGAACTGCAAGCTGTTTGCATTTGATAAGGCTGGTGGCACATGGGTAGAGCGTGGACGAGGTACACTCCGACTCAATGACAAAGACAGTGGACCAGGGAGTGGAGTTCAGTCTCGAGTTGTTATCAGAACGACAGGAAGCCTCAGGGTTGTGCTGAACACAAAG ATTTGGGCTGGTATGTCTGTTGATAGACCAAGTCCAAAGAGTGTTCGTCTTACTGCAATGGATAACAGTGGTCAAATCAAAGTGTTCCTTGTGATG TCTAGTCCTAAAGAGACGGAACAACTTCATAAATCGTTGGAATATCGAGTACTTCTGGCTCAGAGGACGTCATCACAATCAGCACAAAATGAAACAGGAAGATCAGATGGGGACCTAGTTTCACATTCTCTTCCTCCTGAACCTTGCTTCAAAAAGAGAATGTCACAGAGTGTGGAGGACACAGGTTCATCACAAG ATGTTGCGCCTGTTTAA
- the RanBP3 gene encoding ran-binding protein 3 isoform X2: protein MDGQSGKSNNIQEGSLSQKSTVKMKVDSIEEEGACCKKEGNKTPCTPVTHGFSMNKPLFGGSGKLATPRLGNIAFGSNPFAMKSTTFGATPKLSCASPSSVPFGTLSSSPKPVYLRPSQLAVVSGDSPQQTTPRSTFPLKPPSLGGNPFSRVSPESETASTGEEETENTSLTSNTSKTDEGRASNSTEAHKTNTCKDEDKKAASESNSREDNSSSSSSSSSSSSSSSSSRSSKGIVAPLKFMPLGTVSRPVEESSSSSITAATTTTTSSTTGFVFGQNLHERVAETVTPETTDTTSRNSEAAGTSTNTSNLCASATTNGTSEMLFTSVIKKDHSIESSHNNSNSSSDVGEKPSKSLSEAAREYEEARAVKRKYEEVTIVTGEEDEANVLQMNCKLFAFDKAGGTWVERGRGTLRLNDKDSGPGSGVQSRVVIRTTGSLRVVLNTKIWAGMSVDRPSPKSVRLTAMDNSGQIKVFLVMSSPKETEQLHKSLEYRVLLAQRTSSQSAQNETGRSDGDLVSHSLPPEPCFKKRMSQSVEDTGSSQDVAPV from the exons GAAGGATCATTATCACAAAAATCGACTGTAAAGATGAAGGTGGATTCAATTGAGGAAGAAGGAGCCTGCtgtaagaaagaaggaaacaagacTCCTTGTACTCCAGTTACCCATGGTTTCTCAATGAATAAACCCTTGTTTGGAGGGAGTGGTAAGCTAG caaCTCCTCGTTTGGGTAACATTGCCTTTGGTAGTAACCCGTTTGCTATGAAGTCAACGACATTTGGAGCAACACCAAAATTAAGTTGTGCTTCCCCATCATCAGTGCCATTTGGTACATTGTCGTCTTCTCCTAAGCCAGTGTACTTGCGACCATCACAGTTGGCTGTTGTGAGTGGTGATTCTCCACAGCAAACCACGCCTCGAAGTACATTCCCCTTGAAACCACCATCTCTTGGTGGAAATCCATTTTCAAGAG TTTCCCCAGAGAGTGAGACTGCATCAACTGGTGAGGAAGAAACCGAAAATACCTCACTCACATCAAATACTTCAAAAACAGATGAAGGAAGGGCCAGTAATTCAACAGAAGCACATAAAACAAATACATGTAAAGACGAAGACAAAAAGGCAGCATCAGAATCAAATTCACGAGaggacaatagtagtagtagtagcagcagcagcagtagcagcagcagtagtagctcTAGTAGAAGTTCAAAAGGAATAGTGGCTCCTCTAAAGTTTATGCCACTTGGAACAGTTTCACGCCCAGTCGAAGAAAG ttcaagtTCGAGTATTACTGCTGCTACCACAACTACAACTTCCTCCACCACAGGCTTTGTTTTTGGACAAAACCTACATGAAAGAGTTGCT GAAACAGTGACACCTGAGACTACAGATACTACAAGTAGAAATTCAGAGGCAGCAGGGACGTCAACT aACACATCAAATTTATGTGCTTCAGCAACAACAAATGGTACTTCCGAAATGCTATTTACATCTGTAATTAAAAAGGATCATAGCATC GAAAGCAGCCATAACAATAGCAACAGTTCTAGTGATGTTGGAGAAAAACCTAGCAAGAGTTTAAGTGAGGCAGCACGAGAATACGAAGAAGCAAGAGCAgttaaaagaaaatatgaagaagTTACGATAGTCACAGGAGAAGAAGATGAGGCCAATGTCTTACAG ATGAACTGCAAGCTGTTTGCATTTGATAAGGCTGGTGGCACATGGGTAGAGCGTGGACGAGGTACACTCCGACTCAATGACAAAGACAGTGGACCAGGGAGTGGAGTTCAGTCTCGAGTTGTTATCAGAACGACAGGAAGCCTCAGGGTTGTGCTGAACACAAAG ATTTGGGCTGGTATGTCTGTTGATAGACCAAGTCCAAAGAGTGTTCGTCTTACTGCAATGGATAACAGTGGTCAAATCAAAGTGTTCCTTGTGATG TCTAGTCCTAAAGAGACGGAACAACTTCATAAATCGTTGGAATATCGAGTACTTCTGGCTCAGAGGACGTCATCACAATCAGCACAAAATGAAACAGGAAGATCAGATGGGGACCTAGTTTCACATTCTCTTCCTCCTGAACCTTGCTTCAAAAAGAGAATGTCACAGAGTGTGGAGGACACAGGTTCATCACAAG ATGTTGCGCCTGTTTAA